The following coding sequences are from one Haploplasma axanthum window:
- a CDS encoding phage holin, LLH family translates to MMNNSELIITIITIVFSVLGSILGYFLKKNEKTMKHYEAYLKVEAKIKELCVAAEAAYTDGAMKKKYVVSNINSFLIENNLNVDKEIIEQIIEGIITITKSINNTAGVK, encoded by the coding sequence ATGATGAATAACTCAGAATTAATTATTACTATTATAACGATTGTATTTAGTGTACTTGGTTCAATCTTAGGTTATTTCTTAAAGAAGAATGAAAAGACCATGAAGCACTATGAAGCATACTTGAAAGTTGAAGCTAAGATTAAAGAACTATGTGTTGCTGCTGAAGCGGCGTATACTGATGGTGCTATGAAAAAGAAATATGTAGTATCAAACATTAATAGTTTTTTAATCGAAAATAATTTGAATGTAGATAAGGAAATCATAGAACAGATCATTGAAGGAATCATCACGATCACAAAATCAATTAACAATACCGCTGGGGTCAAATAG
- a CDS encoding phage holin family protein, with the protein MKVKHTVLTIIGSIGSFASYLFGGFDKLLIALIIFMIIDFLSGLILAIVFKNSSKTKNGRVSSEAGIRGLAKKIFILFLVTVATQLDLVLGTSIVRDGVVIAFISMEGISILENATLAGLPVPRIIKNALEVLNKSEDENDE; encoded by the coding sequence ATGAAAGTTAAACATACCGTATTAACAATAATTGGATCCATTGGATCGTTTGCTTCATACCTATTTGGAGGATTTGATAAATTGTTAATCGCACTTATAATCTTTATGATTATTGATTTTCTTTCAGGATTAATTTTGGCCATAGTTTTTAAGAATAGCAGTAAAACTAAAAATGGCAGAGTTAGTAGTGAAGCAGGTATTAGAGGGCTTGCTAAGAAAATCTTTATATTATTTTTAGTAACTGTGGCCACCCAGTTAGATTTAGTGCTTGGTACCAGCATAGTAAGAGATGGAGTTGTCATAGCGTTTATTTCAATGGAAGGTATCAGTATTTTAGAAAATGCAACGCTTGCAGGACTTCCTGTTCCAAGGATAATAAAAAATGCACTTGAAGTGCTAAATAAGAGTGAGGATGAAAATGATGAATAA